Part of the Musa acuminata AAA Group cultivar baxijiao chromosome BXJ3-10, Cavendish_Baxijiao_AAA, whole genome shotgun sequence genome, TGGGGCAAATCTATCCAAACAGGtggatctatttattttattcttggataaatacttattttattcaaaataatttttttaaatatctacATGAATACGCTCTTTATACAAAATTTAATTCTGATCAAGATATCCTATTTATATATAGATGATTTAATTTTTACAAATAATAATGTctcaatgattaaatattttaaacactCTATGAAGAAGAAGTTTGAGATGATCGACTTGGGCCTAATGACTTATTTCCTCGATCTCGAAGTTATAcaagacaataaaaaaaaatttcatctcaTAGGAAAATTATACAAAGAATATTCTAAAAAAGTTTTTCATGAAAAATTATCACCCTATAGATATACCTATAGAATATAATACCAAGTTGACCAAGAAAGATTAAAGTAAATCAATTAATCCAATTTATTATAAAAGTCCAATTGGATGCTTCTTCTAAAGTATGTAGCTTCAAGGCTATAGATAAATATCAACTGACCTGTCGATCCATGTGCACACAGCTTAAGAAATAAATTTCTTTTACAATGTTGACATGATCTTGCTTTAAAAAACAAGTGAAGGTATGTTATGCTAACTACTTCACTGATTGATCGATCCCCTACTTTTGGGAGATTTATTTGTAATGTATTGGGACTCTATTTTTTATACTAACTATGGCTTAAAATACCAATGCAACACATGGGTCAACAAATTTGAACCAAAGGGCCTTTGTGCTTCATATACAGTAGACATTTTATCAACAAATTTGATCTTTTGATTTGTACATGGATGAACTGTAGCTTGCATCATCATGACAGTATGTAACAACAATCTAATATTACATCACCGGTAGCAGATGTTAAATTTCAATTTTGTTTTCGTACCTTGAAAAGGCCCCCTTGAACAAGTGCAAAAAAAAGTCCTGATGTAACTGCATTAAGAGCTTGGTTTGGGCCTCCCATGCCACTAACCAATGAAAACATTGCTCCAGAACTAAAAGCTGCTACCACGCTGCAAGACCAattatgaatgtacaaatctgtaAGCAGTACATTTTATACTTTAAGACGTATAATTAGAATAGACATATTCCATCTATAATCAGATGTCATGTAAGCAAATTTACAATACCTGGACGGTGCTAAAAGTCAGAGTGCAGACTAGACCATAAAGCACAAGACCTAAAAGCCAGGATGTTCTTTCTAAGGAAAGCTCCTAAGAGAGCCATCATAAATAATCTAGTTCTATAACTTTAATCAAGCAAGAAAGCGCTAGGACTAGCACAGTCATCACTTTGACCTTCACGAGGTCAGATGACTTTCAGAATCTGATTTCTAAACGACATACGTTGCTTCTTTCAACTGTTCATTTTATTTTAGTGGTGCTTTCAAGATTATGCATCCATGCATAGCTGTAATATCTGTAATCATCACTCATATTTTACTAACAAACCTCTTTGATCCACAAGTAGTTCTTTGTGTGCCCCTAATCGAAGAAACATGAGGCCCGCAAGAAAAAAGCAACAGATAAGACCTTATTTTTCATCCAACCACGTTTGAGTAATTTCAGAGACTTAAAACACTATGAACTTAAAAGTTGATCGACCAAAAAGCATGAAAAGGTGCCAGTGAACTCACCTACTTTGCATATCCTCCACCCCTCTTATTCTTCTCATCACGCAAGAAATGCCTGCATTAGTTCCTGTCATGACTGCAAAATTACGAGCTTGCACCAAGGGGCCACCTGCAAACGCCTGCAGTTCATGCCACAGTCCTGTTATTGACAACATCTGTAGGTATCTATATGGCATGGGTGTGACTAAGCAACAATGATAATGTGCCAGGATGGAAAGGGTTAAGAATCGGCTCAAGTAAAATCTAAGACAGTGCAGAAATAGAAACCCTAAATACTGCGAAATGAACACGGCTAAAATTGAGCACAATATCAAGTTCCAACCATGACACAACAGATCAATGTGAAGTACCTAAAACCTCGATAAGGAAAAGTATATACGATTACCCATTACAAGAACTCCCAACAAGTATATATCTTGACAAGAGGAAATCACACTAGTGTGAAGCATACTGATTTCGCATATCTTTTAGCTAGAAATCCAGAAGGGTGTCATTACTATCCGAGAGATCAGTAGATGAGACCATAAATTCGCATCACATCCGTAATGTCTACGATGGAAGGGGAAACGTAGAACTAAGAGCAACCTGCGCTTGCTTGAGGGAGGCCATGGCTTCGGGATTGAGGCCGGGGGCGTTCGAAGGTGGTGTGGGGATGGCCGAGGAGGCGTCGGAAGTGAGAGATCCCATAAGGGCGCCGATGAAGGCGCCCTGGGCGGCGCTGGTGGCGGTGACGATGGCCGCCTCCATGGCGGTGGGCTGCTTCGCCAGCCAGGCCCGGAACCCGCTTTCCAGCTCCTTGACTCGCGCCTGCAGCTGCGCAACGGGGTTCGCCGGAGGAGGGCTTGGTGGAGCCAGCACCGCCGCCGTGCCCTGTTTCCCGTCCATGGGCCGTGCGAACGACCGCCTCTCAATCCCTTGCTCCGTTCCCCTCTTGCCTTCTCTATCTCGGAGATGAACCGCGGATAAGACCATTCTATCTGTCGATAGAAAGATGGTACGTATAAATGGCGACGAGTGGCATAACAGATTCATGACCGTTTCCCTTCGTGATGCGATGGGTTGGTTTCATGAAGTACATTAAATGAGCGTTGTATTCGGCTTAATCTACATTGCTTTATGTTCTGCCCCATTAAAGTATGATCCTAATTGGATCGAATTTATCACGTCTACGGACGTGACTGCTAATTAATGTTACGGCTCGCGTCTCGATGGCAATTGTTCCAATCAGAGATTAACTGCATCCTAATTATGATTTTAATGTTGATTAGGGATTTAAGCTAGTCGTGCCTAATTGAATCGCTTTAATTTATTAGAACATTACATTAATTGAGAGGGTTTGGTTGGGTGAGCAAGATTAGGACCAATTAGGAAAATGGTTCGCATTCGAGTTTGGGTTTAATTGGGCCGGCTGAAACATTTGGGTCGAATAAGGAAATGTTAACTAACTACGGTGAGTTAACATTTGGGTTATAATTGGGCCGCACAGTATCTTGGAGCTCGACCGGAACAGAATGCCGCACGGCTCGTTCCTCGGCGGTCGAAAGCCTCGGCGTGGGTGCATTTGCTTGCTCCGATTCGTCCTCCACTGCGCCTCGTCCACCTTTATCCTCCGGCAACGATGGCTTCGCTCGCTTCTCGTCCTTCTTGGACAGCCAATGGAGTCACGAGGGTTCTCGCGGCCGATTACCGAGTTCGTTCGCCTCCGAATTCGATCCTCGCCGTGCCACACGGAAGACGTGGCGCAACTCCCGTCGCTCGGCCACGGCGGTTTCGGTTCAAGGGGCCGGGAGATTCCCTCTCCGCCCGGTGCTTCTCCGGTAAGGCCTCGTTCCTTCAATCGCCCCGTAGCCAGCTTGTTCAATTGATTAGCGTGTTGATAGATAATTTCTTCTAACCCCAGGACAAATGTTGACAGCCATCACTTCCAGTCTTTTGTTGATCTTGGAGATCGTCTGTTGAATTACCTATTTGATTTTGATTCAGCATTGAGTTCCGAGATGAAATCGACGATCGATACGGTTGTTCAATCGCACAAAGTGGCGCTTTTCATGAAAGGAGCCAAAGATTTCCCCCAATGTGGCTTCTCCAGCACCGTGGTGCCGATATTGAAGTCGCTGAATGAACCCTTGGAGACTCCGAACGTACCCGAGAACGAAATGCTGCGTCAGGGGATGAAGGAGTACCCGAGCTGGCTTACTTTTCTGCAACTATTCGTTGAAATGCTGCGTCGATAGTTTTCCCATAAAGGTTGTGTTTTAGTTTCATGCATGGTGACCAGTACAAGTACTCCTAACAGGAACATTAGCTGGGATTTGAAGATGCCTCATCAATACATCAAGTTACTGATACAAGAGAGTTTGGCATGCGCAGCTGTGGATCCAGAGAAGGGAAGGGTTATCTACTTGGAGCATTATAAAGTGGCATTGCATCCCCACAAGCGCGGTAATGGTGGCATTTATCTCTTCTTCTATTTCTGAGTATTAATTAGGGCCATTTGGACCACCTCAATCCTTTAATGTCAAAGCATCCTTACCAAACACAGTGGCCCAGGTGTTTGATTCCAAGGGTGGGTTAATTGTAGGGCTGGGCTGGGTTTTGATCTCACCACTATAATTTAAATGGATAAATCTGAGTTAAAATAATCCATTATTAGTGATGGATTAAGAAACCCTCTGTTGTTTATTAGGGAACCCAAGCCCTAATTTAAGCCCTACAATTGATTTATCCAAATTGAATTAAGAATTGGGGATGTGTCTCAGCCCTAATTCCTAATTGGTCCTTGAGGCTTCTTGGCATCAGTGCATCATTTGAATTTAATTTAGTCTTGAAATTTATGCCAATGCTTTAATACAGCTCTTGTACTTACATTACATAACCTGCTTGCTATACATGTGTTTGTACTTGACATAATTCATGACAATACATTTGCTCTCTCTGACACTGTGACCCCATGTACTTGTGCTACATTCCATAGGGTGTGCAGATACCAATATTGTGAGGGTTTTATATGTTAAAGATCCCTAATTCTAAAATAGCCATTTTAAGTCTTGGATTTCCATTGCTGCATATGATTTTTGGTCATCACCTTTGGACATTTCTTTtccattattttgttttattttccttcttcttccaccCATCTTGACTTGTATTATATACAGATTGGGTCACCAAGCAAGCAAAAATATGTTACCCACATTAGCAATCTCACCATGCATATGGAAATCCTAAGTAAAAAAGTAGGCCTCTTGAAGATCTACTTTCTCCATGACTCAAAAATTGTTGTCTTTTATGCTATCAGCTTTTGCCATCTGATATATATCTGACAGATCACTAACCCTAAACTTTACTTCTGCCAAAGTGAATGAGGCATTTGGTCACCTGAATGCTGGTAAGTTTGGTTAACTACATTTACAGTTAAACTGTGGATCGGCAAGAGATGTCACAAAACCCACAGAAAAGCCACATTCGGGACTGGGTTGAACCCCCTCTTTCAACGTCGGTCACCGGGAGGTTAGTGGCAATCACTGTCTGCTTTTCTAGGTTGGACATTGAAAGATGGGGCCACTGTGAAGTCCCAACCATCCTTCCTCTGAGCTGTTAGGGTGCCATGCTTCTGCGCAGAAGCCAACTCCTCTCAGGGAGGCCATGCATGTGACAGTAATAACACGCCATTAATGGCTAACGCAAGACTCCGCTACTTCCCAACCAACAAATCCCTTCTCGCATCAGACTGCTTTCCTTTTCCTCTCTGGTCTCGTGGGTTGGTGGCTCCAAGTTAATGCGTGGGGGGCTGCGGGTGGCTTGGCCCGCTGCGGCCGAAGGGCGAAGCGGACGGATGATACGTGTGCCACTGGAGGTCGACCTCCAGTGGTGACAACCAAGAATTCTGATGCTGACATCCATGCTTTCAAACGCTGGTGAGAAAACGGAGAGCAGCCGCACCTGCCTTTCCGTGACAGCCACCTCCACGTCCGTCCTTTTTGTTGTTGGCACCAG contains:
- the LOC104000893 gene encoding chloroplastic import inner membrane translocase subunit HP30-2-like; amino-acid sequence: MVLSAVHLRDREGKRGTEQGIERRSFARPMDGKQGTAAVLAPPSPPPANPVAQLQARVKELESGFRAWLAKQPTAMEAAIVTATSAAQGAFIGALMGSLTSDASSAIPTPPSNAPGLNPEAMASLKQAQAFAGGPLVQARNFAVMTGTNAGISCVMRRIRGVEDMQSSVVAAFSSGAMFSLVSGMGGPNQALNAVTSGLFFALVQGGLFKIGEKFSQPPADDVLYSRTKRMLTNLGLQNYEKNFKKGLLSDATLPLLTDSALRDVNIPPGPRLLILDHIQRNPEVVKRW